ATTTACTACTATAAGGGTTTCAGAAAATATTTATTGAATTTAGTGCCAGGCCTAGCCTTGGCGATTTCGTTTCCTTACGGATTAGGGTATAATATTATCCAAAAGTTCAAGTAGTTCTTTCCTTCTTTTCCTAAAAAGCTCTTTATGTTTTTCCTCATCATAAACTAATTTCCCGTTTACTATGACTTTCCGTACGTGCTCTCCAACCGCATTATACGCTATATTTGAGAGTATTCTATCCTTTTTTAACGGATATAAATTATCCTTCTCCAATAGTACTATATCAGCGACATATCCTTCTTCTATTCTTCCTCCTTTTATTCCAATTAATTTATATCCCTCTTCCGTTGATGCCTTAAATACGTGGTGTGCTTTTATTTCAACATCCCAATACGAATGCCTTTGGAGTAATACAGCATTTTTCATCTCTCTGAACATATCTAAAGAGTTATTACTTGCTGGCCCATCGGTACCTATAGTTACGTTTACTCCTTTTGTTAATAATTCTTTAAATGGAAAAAATCCTGCAGTAGCTAACTTCATATTAGATGTTGGACAATGGGTTGCATGTCTTACGTAATTTAGTTCCCAGCTAGCTACCCATCCTAAATGAACCATTTGCGAATTTTGTGCCATATTTAGTTCATTAAGCAACTCTACTGGAAATTTTCCATATTTTTTCTTTATCTCGTATATCTCTTTTCTTGTTTCAGATACATGGATATGAATCCAGGTGTTCATTTCCTCAGCTAATTGTTTAGCCAACTCCAACGTTCTTAACGAAGCAGAATATACGCTGTGAACGTTAACAACTGGCCTAAACAGTTCACTTTGTTTGAGTAGTCTTTGTTTCTTATCTATTTCATAGGGTTCAAAAAGGTCATCAAGAAACGTATAGCCAGCATAAGCTCTTATCCCATACTTCTCAGCTAGACTCTTCACTCCATCAGGGTTAAAGTACATATCTATAAATGCTGTGGTACCTTTTGATAACATCTCAATAATGGCTAGTTCTGAGGAAATATTCATCGCATCTAATGTAAATGTTTTCTCATATTCCCACATCTTTTGTAACCATTCATTTAGTTCTGCGTCATCATAATATCCACGTAAAGATATCATTGGAGTGTGTGTATGAGCATTAACCAAACCAGGGATTGCAACGTAATTGGAACAATCAATTTCGTCTCCTTCAGATTCTCTTCCTATCGTTTTTATGTAACCGTCTTCTTGTATAACTATATTGACGTTTTCCAGTACCTCATCATAATTTACAACAAACTTACAATTCTTTAATGTATATTCTTTATTTCGTATCTCCACTCGTACTCACTTATTTTTCTTAATTCTCCTTCAACTTTTAATTGTCTTTTAAATAGAGGAGCATATATTACGAAAGTTTCTGCTTCACCTCCCTCAAATGCGGGATTAAATCCATATTTTCTAGCACTTGTAATTATCTTCTCTACGTCTTCTTCGGTAATTTCCTTACCCAAGAGATTAAAAGGAAAGCCATACGCAGAAGCTGAGGTTATTATAAATTTGAATCCTTCTCTAACTAACCATCTCATGTACTCCTCTTGGTTTTTTCTCCAGAGTGGTGTGAACGTTTTTAATCCTAATTCCTCTGCTATTAGACTTATATTTAATCTTTGATAATCTGAAAGTAAGGCTCCACTTATAATTCCTTCAGCGCCTTCCTCTTTAGCCTCTAAAAGAACGTTTCTGAGGTCTTCTAACTCTTTCTCTTTTTCTCCACTAGTGTTAAAGGTGATCAGATTAAATCCCATTGCATCTGCTTGATAGCGTGTGTAAATCACGTTAGGATATTGGAACATCCATGAATCTTCTCTTTTAGGTATTAACGTTATCAGACATATAACCTCAAATCCTTTTAAAACTGCCCAATGTAGTGCATATGTACTATCTTTTCCCCCAGAAAATAAAGCACAAATCTTCATAGGTTGTAAAAGGTAAAAAAGGAGTTAACTTTAATATTTTACTCCTTAATACGCTATAGTACTTTACTTCTTTTTCTGCTCTCCGCCACTTTGTTGCTGTTGTCCGCCTTGCTCCTTCTTCTTCTTGGCCATTTTGTATCTGATAAAAAATCATTTGGAAATACCTAATAAGCGTTCCTAATGAAATTTTAGTCGAATGTTATCGAAAATCTTCTACGTAGCTTTTGTAAATCATTTTATCATTTATCTTTTTATTATACA
The nucleotide sequence above comes from Sulfolobus tengchongensis. Encoded proteins:
- a CDS encoding amidohydrolase; its protein translation is MEIRNKEYTLKNCKFVVNYDEVLENVNIVIQEDGYIKTIGRESEGDEIDCSNYVAIPGLVNAHTHTPMISLRGYYDDAELNEWLQKMWEYEKTFTLDAMNISSELAIIEMLSKGTTAFIDMYFNPDGVKSLAEKYGIRAYAGYTFLDDLFEPYEIDKKQRLLKQSELFRPVVNVHSVYSASLRTLELAKQLAEEMNTWIHIHVSETRKEIYEIKKKYGKFPVELLNELNMAQNSQMVHLGWVASWELNYVRHATHCPTSNMKLATAGFFPFKELLTKGVNVTIGTDGPASNNSLDMFREMKNAVLLQRHSYWDVEIKAHHVFKASTEEGYKLIGIKGGRIEEGYVADIVLLEKDNLYPLKKDRILSNIAYNAVGEHVRKVIVNGKLVYDEEKHKELFRKRRKELLELLDNIIP
- a CDS encoding diphthine--ammonia ligase, yielding MKICALFSGGKDSTYALHWAVLKGFEVICLITLIPKREDSWMFQYPNVIYTRYQADAMGFNLITFNTSGEKEKELEDLRNVLLEAKEEGAEGIISGALLSDYQRLNISLIAEELGLKTFTPLWRKNQEEYMRWLVREGFKFIITSASAYGFPFNLLGKEITEEDVEKIITSARKYGFNPAFEGGEAETFVIYAPLFKRQLKVEGELRKISEYEWRYEIKNIH